From a single Micromonospora pallida genomic region:
- a CDS encoding pyridoxal-phosphate dependent enzyme, with the protein MYDHIADAMGTPDLVRADDGLVCLRFETMKIVSALTAVRTLLDRGVVRPGDTLVDSSSGIYAYALALACHRYGLRCHIVGSTTVDRVLRAQLAVLGARLEQVAPGDSLELDQARRVARIREILAAHPEYHWMRQYHDRIHYLGYAAVADRIRREVDTRELVLVGGVGSGASTAGLAHYLRQHSPGVGLVGLQPFGSLTFGAAHVADPTMIIAGIGSSIPFDNVAHESYDTVHWIGFEAARAGSVELLRRHAVFAGLSTGAAYLAALWERRLCPRRTVLFVAADTGHRYVEAVFTRPDEVPAVADLAPRQVDSQDDLTLPWSRMDWAGRPAPTSARHPAGR; encoded by the coding sequence GTGTACGACCACATCGCCGACGCCATGGGCACACCGGACCTGGTCCGGGCCGACGACGGACTCGTCTGTCTCCGGTTCGAGACGATGAAGATCGTCTCCGCGCTGACCGCCGTGCGAACCCTGCTCGACCGGGGGGTCGTCCGCCCGGGTGACACCCTGGTGGACAGCTCCAGCGGCATCTACGCGTACGCGCTCGCGCTGGCCTGCCACCGGTACGGCCTGCGCTGCCACATCGTCGGCTCGACCACCGTCGACCGGGTGCTGCGCGCGCAACTCGCCGTGCTCGGGGCCCGGCTCGAGCAGGTGGCCCCCGGCGACAGTCTCGAACTCGACCAGGCCCGACGGGTGGCCCGGATCCGCGAGATCCTCGCCGCGCACCCGGAGTACCACTGGATGCGGCAGTACCACGACCGGATCCACTACCTGGGGTACGCGGCGGTCGCCGACCGGATCCGCCGGGAGGTGGACACCCGGGAGCTGGTGCTGGTCGGCGGTGTCGGCTCGGGCGCCTCCACCGCTGGGCTCGCCCACTACCTGCGACAGCACTCCCCCGGGGTCGGGCTGGTGGGGCTGCAACCGTTCGGCAGCCTGACCTTCGGCGCCGCGCACGTGGCGGACCCGACCATGATCATCGCCGGCATCGGCAGCTCGATCCCGTTCGACAACGTCGCCCACGAGTCGTACGACACCGTCCACTGGATCGGGTTCGAGGCTGCCCGCGCGGGCAGTGTCGAACTGCTGCGCCGGCACGCCGTCTTCGCCGGCCTCTCCACCGGGGCGGCCTACCTCGCCGCGCTCTGGGAACGTCGACTGTGTCCCCGGCGAACCGTCCTCTTCGTCGCCGCCGACACCGGCCACCGGTACGTGGAGGCGGTCTTCACCCGGCCCGACGAGGTGCCGGCGGTCGCGGACCTGGCTCCCCGCCAGGTCGACAGCCAGGACGACCTGACCCTCCCCTGGTCACGGATGGACTGGGCGGGTCGCCCCGCCCCGACCTCGGCCCGGCACCCCGCCGGCCGGTGA
- a CDS encoding Rossmann-like domain-containing protein → MNAPPARWSDVSGLLADVLAGRLGPDPATTVATSVFWLHHGTRLAGSSTTYRNQYVLVRSGRAFGACAVEAAEIDPATCADATGQPLATLLTDGPPALRLAALDAYLAEVRPHRDCPGVERVTLPAGPPEVRARARDAAVAGLLDVPPGAKVALIGVVNPLVAAIREQGGVCLPCDFNLRATQWGDPVSDSAAEVLAAADAVVATGMTLGNGSFDGILRHCREAALPLVVYAQTGSAVARAFLGSGVTALSAEPFPFSQFSADPTVLYRYRADRPPYVTVRPDAGGPS, encoded by the coding sequence GTGAACGCGCCGCCGGCCCGCTGGTCGGACGTGTCCGGCCTGCTCGCCGACGTGCTCGCCGGCCGGCTCGGTCCCGACCCGGCCACCACCGTGGCGACCAGTGTCTTCTGGCTGCATCACGGCACCCGACTGGCCGGGAGCAGCACCACGTATCGCAACCAGTACGTCCTGGTCCGGTCCGGACGCGCGTTCGGTGCCTGCGCGGTCGAGGCGGCCGAGATCGACCCGGCGACCTGCGCGGACGCCACCGGGCAACCGCTGGCGACACTGCTCACCGACGGCCCGCCCGCGCTGCGCCTCGCCGCGCTCGACGCCTACCTGGCCGAGGTACGACCGCACCGGGACTGCCCCGGGGTGGAACGGGTGACGTTGCCCGCCGGCCCGCCGGAGGTCCGCGCCCGGGCGCGCGACGCGGCCGTGGCCGGGCTGCTGGACGTCCCGCCCGGCGCGAAGGTCGCGCTGATCGGGGTGGTGAACCCGCTGGTGGCCGCCATCCGGGAACAGGGTGGGGTCTGCCTGCCATGCGACTTCAACCTGCGTGCCACTCAGTGGGGCGACCCGGTCAGCGACTCGGCGGCCGAGGTGCTCGCCGCCGCCGACGCGGTGGTGGCCACCGGGATGACCCTGGGCAACGGCTCGTTCGACGGGATCCTGCGGCACTGCCGGGAGGCCGCCCTGCCGCTGGTCGTCTACGCGCAGACCGGCAGCGCGGTGGCGCGGGCGTTCCTTGGTTCCGGGGTGACCGCGCTCTCCGCCGAGCCCTTCCCGTTCTCGCAGTTCAGCGCGGACCCGACGGTGCTGTACCGGTACCGCGCCGACCGGCCGCCGTACGTGACGGTCCGTCCCGACGCCGGCGGCCCGTCGTGA
- a CDS encoding methyltransferase, which translates to MDPMTPRTSLLDDLPPPLPAARIVALNQPRADLHTHRRYEWNGWTFEVPPGVFLPGGTSRMVHERLLDGRIPVAGRRYGAMGVGLGVEAVAAAHAGAAEIYAIDVHPASVAAAERHHRQLAAGTQGRLVPLVADLFDNFPAGARLDVVTFNPPAVSQVVSDDPDVVRNVCVGAPLLAAFFRQLVDRRVLAPDGEVFVVASNTADLAAIVGHARDAGLTPTVDHVHDWHDGVLTYLFRIRPGADA; encoded by the coding sequence ATGGACCCCATGACGCCCCGTACGTCCCTCCTGGACGACCTTCCGCCGCCGCTGCCGGCCGCGCGGATCGTGGCTCTCAACCAGCCCCGGGCCGACCTGCACACCCACCGTCGGTACGAGTGGAACGGCTGGACGTTCGAGGTACCGCCCGGGGTGTTCCTGCCGGGCGGCACGAGCCGAATGGTCCACGAACGACTCCTCGACGGCCGGATTCCGGTGGCCGGCCGCCGGTACGGTGCGATGGGCGTCGGGCTGGGCGTCGAGGCCGTCGCCGCCGCGCACGCCGGGGCCGCCGAGATCTACGCGATCGACGTGCACCCGGCTAGCGTGGCCGCCGCCGAGCGGCACCACCGGCAGCTCGCCGCCGGGACGCAGGGTCGCCTCGTTCCCCTGGTGGCGGACCTCTTCGACAATTTCCCGGCAGGGGCCAGACTCGACGTCGTGACCTTCAACCCGCCCGCGGTCAGCCAGGTCGTCAGCGACGACCCCGACGTCGTGCGCAACGTCTGCGTGGGCGCGCCGCTGCTGGCCGCCTTCTTCCGCCAACTCGTCGACCGGCGGGTGCTGGCGCCCGACGGCGAGGTGTTCGTCGTCGCCTCCAACACCGCCGACCTGGCGGCGATCGTCGGCCACGCCCGCGACGCCGGCCTGACCCCGACGGTGGACCACGTGCACGACTGGCACGACGGGGTGCTCACGTACCTGTTCCGGATCCGGCCCGGGGCGGACGCGTGA